In Planctomycetia bacterium, the genomic stretch TGCCGAAGACTTCGACGGAGCTGGCGTCGACGTAGATCGTCATCCGCACGAGGCCGTTTTCGTCCGGCTTGAGCGGCCCCGCATGGCGACCGGCGAAGGCGCGGTGAAAGGTCACATTGCCTGACTTCGTGCGGTCGACAAACAGCGATTCGTTCTTGGCGTCGTATCCGACCGTTGTCTGTTCGCGCTCTCCTTTTAGCACTCGCGCGCCGAACTCTGTCGCCGTTCCAGGTCGAAACTCCAACGTGATCTCCAGTTGCTGTCCAGTGACATCCACTGGCACCGCTTCGCTATCGAGCGAGCGCGGTTTGAAATCGACGGCGTCATCGCAGAGACTTTTTAGCTCGCGCACCGGCCGTTGGCAGAGGCGCAACTTGCCGTCCACCCGGCGCAAGGTCAGCTCCCGCGGAATCGACATCGCACTCCGCCAGGGATACGTGGGATTCAGCGCGGTTTCCCAGTTGTTCATCCATCCG encodes the following:
- a CDS encoding GH32 C-terminal domain-containing protein, translated to VFACAAAPLWADYVANRGPDDSPGGTETVTKGGEEVLILGLDGVPVGPTWRGEYFIGAFDGEKFVAESKESQWVDFGRDFYAPISWSDIPREDGRRIWLGWMNNWETALNPTYPWRSAMSIPRELTLRRVDGKLRLCQRPVRELKSLCDDAVDFKPRSLDSEAVPVDVTGQQLEITLEFRPGTATEFGARVLKGEREQTTVGYDAKNESLFVDRTKSGNVTFHRAFAGRHAGPLKPDENGLVRMTIYVDASSVEVFGNHGETVITDLVFASSKSNRLELYAEGGKVEIVKCYVRKLKSIWHAPEKQ